In Leisingera methylohalidivorans DSM 14336, a single genomic region encodes these proteins:
- a CDS encoding acyl-CoA thioesterase encodes MPDTAKVLLDLLDLEALDTNLYRGSGSGGETPTRIYGGQVIAQALTAAYATVSGRLCHSLHAYFIRPGDPSRPVIYEVDPARDGRSFTTRRVVAMQNGKQILNLACSFHAPEPGWEHQHQMPDVPAPAALEPRDKILLREAFRVDPAKRGEFTRPRPFEIREVAPRDPLEPEETTDINHMWIRMEAAKDAGPELQHILMAYASDFGLLGSSMRPHGLTFHKPAAMTASLDHAMWFHAAVHFENWHLYTMDAPFTGNGRGFNRGSIYTEAGQLIASVAQEGLLRPVSG; translated from the coding sequence ATGCCGGATACCGCCAAAGTCCTCCTTGATCTGCTGGATCTGGAAGCACTCGATACTAATCTGTACCGCGGATCCGGTTCCGGCGGCGAAACGCCGACCCGCATCTATGGCGGTCAGGTGATCGCGCAGGCGCTGACGGCTGCATATGCGACTGTTTCCGGACGTTTATGCCATTCTCTTCATGCGTATTTCATTCGTCCGGGCGATCCGTCCAGACCGGTTATCTACGAGGTTGACCCGGCCCGGGACGGCCGCAGCTTTACCACCCGGCGGGTGGTGGCGATGCAGAACGGCAAGCAGATCCTGAACCTGGCATGTTCCTTTCATGCGCCGGAACCCGGCTGGGAGCATCAGCACCAAATGCCGGATGTTCCAGCGCCGGCCGCGCTGGAGCCGCGTGACAAAATTCTCTTGCGCGAGGCGTTCCGGGTCGACCCGGCCAAACGCGGAGAATTCACAAGACCGCGGCCTTTCGAGATCCGCGAAGTTGCGCCGCGCGACCCACTGGAGCCGGAAGAAACAACCGATATCAATCATATGTGGATCAGAATGGAAGCGGCCAAAGATGCCGGACCCGAGCTGCAGCATATCCTGATGGCTTATGCCTCGGACTTTGGCTTGCTCGGATCATCGATGCGGCCGCATGGGCTGACGTTTCACAAACCCGCCGCCATGACCGCCAGCTTGGATCATGCAATGTGGTTTCACGCAGCAGTCCATTTTGAGAACTGGCATCTTTACACAATGGACGCACCGTTTACGGGCAACGGCCGTGGTTTCAATCGCGGGTCTATATACACAGAGGCCGGTCAACTGATCGCCAGCGTTGCCCAGGAGGGTTTGCTTCGCCCGGTAAGCGGTTGA
- a CDS encoding serine hydrolase domain-containing protein yields the protein MKSDRLERMRRWQQRYVDEGKYPGSSLLIRRRGEEQYFHAAGLRNIEEDLPFTRDTLVRLYSMTKPVTSVAVMYLLEQGLFHLDAPVSDFLPEFKDMQALVPGAVRISQTRPCTAPTLHQLLTHTSGLSYPFNPGVLPEAMAKEDLLFKPDHGTLAAMVTRLAGLPLAFEPGSRWEYSVSTDVLGRVAEVVSGKPLGRLLQEVIFEPLGMAETGFQPTSGAGNRFASLYTPLAGDAMALNSAETGTGSLRLTDSYPQSPFWQSEMHSGGGGLIGTIDDYMAFTEMLRCRGRSQDGFIISPQTADFMMQNHLVGDIASMGPQSFAEQPMEGMGFGLGGAVVLNPARARCPGSAGDFSWGGIASTFFWVDRQFDVSVVFFTQLAPSSSYPARPELKALVHGAIAE from the coding sequence ATGAAATCAGACCGGCTGGAACGCATGAGGCGGTGGCAGCAACGCTATGTGGATGAAGGGAAATATCCAGGAAGCTCTCTTTTGATCCGCCGCCGCGGCGAGGAACAGTATTTCCACGCGGCTGGTTTGCGCAACATCGAGGAGGATCTGCCGTTCACCCGTGACACGCTGGTGCGCCTTTATTCGATGACCAAGCCGGTGACCTCTGTGGCGGTGATGTATCTTCTGGAACAGGGGCTGTTCCATCTGGATGCCCCCGTCAGTGATTTCCTGCCGGAATTCAAGGATATGCAGGCGCTGGTGCCCGGAGCCGTCCGGATCAGCCAGACCCGGCCTTGCACTGCTCCGACACTGCATCAGCTGCTGACTCACACCAGCGGGCTGAGTTACCCATTCAACCCGGGCGTCCTGCCGGAAGCCATGGCCAAGGAGGATCTGCTGTTCAAGCCGGACCATGGAACACTGGCCGCGATGGTGACCCGGCTTGCCGGGCTGCCGCTGGCGTTCGAACCGGGGTCCCGCTGGGAATATTCCGTGTCGACCGATGTGCTGGGGCGCGTTGCCGAAGTTGTTTCGGGCAAGCCATTGGGCCGGCTTTTGCAAGAGGTGATCTTTGAACCGCTGGGAATGGCGGAGACCGGGTTCCAGCCGACCAGCGGGGCAGGGAACCGGTTTGCCTCTCTCTATACGCCGCTGGCGGGTGACGCCATGGCACTGAATTCCGCAGAGACCGGCACCGGCAGCCTGCGCCTGACCGACAGTTACCCGCAGTCTCCCTTCTGGCAGAGTGAAATGCACTCCGGCGGCGGTGGATTGATCGGCACAATTGACGACTACATGGCATTCACCGAAATGCTCCGGTGCCGCGGCCGAAGTCAAGACGGCTTTATAATCAGCCCGCAAACAGCTGATTTCATGATGCAAAACCACCTGGTAGGCGATATTGCTTCGATGGGACCGCAAAGCTTTGCCGAACAGCCGATGGAGGGTATGGGCTTTGGTCTTGGCGGCGCGGTTGTCCTGAATCCGGCACGGGCGCGCTGCCCCGGATCCGCCGGCGATTTCAGCTGGGGCGGCATTGCGTCTACGTTCTTCTGGGTGGACCGGCAGTTTGATGTGTCGGTGGTGTTTTTCACCCAACTGGCGCCCTCCAGTTCGTATCCGGCACGGCCGGAACTCAAAGCGCTGGTCCACGGCGCCATTGCCGAATAA